In Thunnus thynnus chromosome 4, fThuThy2.1, whole genome shotgun sequence, a genomic segment contains:
- the dyrk3 gene encoding dual specificity tyrosine-phosphorylation-regulated kinase 3 isoform X2, with the protein MRTDHILKDEADTNSPSGLPPMPKHTVVSNKGVMRDQVTVRGGQLKVKYLYEDSTNNRKINAITTATIQNSGTTGQMPSKPAPVSSLSKEHSVDSTESSKGSSESSGSHGVGNSGKLCGPLTPDQALRLYRSQLTTLEQTEIHSYPDIYYVGPNAKKRPAVAGGNNNCGYDDEQGGYIHVPHDHLAYRYEFLKIIGKGSFGQVAKVYDHKLQQHLALKMVRNEKRFHRQAQEEIRILEHLRKQDRSGTMNVVHMLENFTFRNHICMTFELLSMNLYELIKRNKFQGFSLPLVRKFAHSILQCLEALSRHRIIHCDLKPENILLKQQGRSGIKVIDFGSSCFEHQRVYTYIQSRFYRAPEVILGSRYGLPIDMWSFGCILAELLTGYPLFPGEDEGDQLACVMELLGMPPQKVLEQAKRAKNFINSKGHPRYCGANTLPTGATVLTGSRSRRGKMRGPPSSKEWSAALKGCEDPTFTDFIKKCLDWDPSSRLTPSQALRHPWLYRRLPKPLPGTEKSQGPTVKRIPEHHSTSFPSILAKGGPGLGTTAANNKLRSNMMGDSGEAIPLRTVLPKLVS; encoded by the exons ATGAGGACAGACCACATCCTTAAAGACGAGGCGGATACAAACAGTCCGTCTGGGCTGCCCCCCATGCCCAAACACACA GTTGTCAGTAACAAGGGCGTAATGAGGGATCAGGTAACCGTGCGAGGTGGCCAGCTAAAGGTCAAGTACCTGTATGAAGACTCCACCAACAATCGAAAGATCAATGCCATAACTACAGCAACCATTCAGAACAGTGGGACCACTGGTCAGATGCCCAGTAAACCTGCCCCAGTCTCCAGCCTGTCCAAGGAGCACAGtgtagacag CACTGAATCCAGTAAGGGCTCCAGTGAATCCTCTGGCTCACATGGAGTTGGGAATAGCGGGAAGCTGTGTGGCCCTCTCACTCCTGACCAGGCTCTGAGACTGTACCGATCTCAACTGACCACCCTGGAGCAGACAGAGATCCACTCCTACCCAGACATCTACTACGTGGGACCCAATGCCAAGAAGAGGCCTGCCGTTGCTGGAGGCAACAACAATTGTGGCTACGATGATGAGCAGGGTGGCTACATCCACGTCCCCCATGACCACCTGGCTTACCGCTATGAGTTTCTCAAG ATTATCGGTAAAGGTAGCTTCGGTCAGGTGGCCAAGGTATACGAccacaaactgcagcagcatCTGGCTCTGAAAATGGTTCGTAACGAGAAGCGTTTCCACCGGCAGGCGCAGGAGGAGATCCGCATCCTGGAGCACCTGCGCAAGCAGGATCGCAGCGGCACCATGAATGTTGTGCACATGCTCGAAAATTTCACCTTCCGCAACCACATCTGCATGACCTTTGAGCTGCTGAGCATGAACCTGTATGAGCTTATTAAGCGCAACAAGTTCCAGGGTTTCAGCCTGCCTCTGGTGAGGAAATTTGCTCACTCTATACTGCAGTGCCTGGAGGCCCTGAGCAGGCACAGAATCATCCACTGTGACCTCAAGCCTGAAAACATCCTGCTCAAACAGCAGGGACGCAGCGGCATTAAG GTGATTGACTTTGGCTCCAGCTGCTTTGAACACCAGCGGGTGTACACCTACATCCAGTCTCGTTTCTATCGAGCTCCTGAGGTGATCCTTGGCTCGCGTTACGGCCTACCTATCGATATGTGGAGCTTCGGCTGCATACTGGCTGAGCTGCTGACTGGCTACCCCCTGTTCCCTGGAGAGGACGAGGGTGACCAGCTGGCCTGTGTCATGGAGCTGCTGGGCATGCCTCCACAGAAGGTTCTGGAGCAGGCCAAAAGGGCAAAGAACTTCATCAACTCCAAGGGCCACCCTCGCTACTGTGGAGCCAACACCCTGCCCACGGGGGCCACTGTGCTGACGGGGTCTCGCTCTCGCCGTGGTAAGATGAGAGGCCCTCCAAGTAGCAAGGAGTGGAGTGCTGCGCTCAAGGGCTGTGAGGACCCCACCTTTACTGACTTCATAAAGAAGTGTTTAGACTGGGACCCCTCGTCTCGTCTAACCCCCAGCCAGGCACTCAGGCACCCTTGGCTGTATCGCCGGCTGCCCAAACCCCTACCTGGGACCGAGAAGAGCCAAGGGCCCACTGTGAAACGGATCCCGGAGCACCACAGCACCTCCTTCCCCTCTATCCTGGCCAAAGGGGGGCCTGGCTTAGGCACCACAGCTGCCAACAACAAACTGCGGAGCAACATGATGGGAGATTCAGGGGAGGCCATACCACTTCGCACGGTCCTACCCAAACTTGTCTCTTAG
- the dyrk3 gene encoding dual specificity tyrosine-phosphorylation-regulated kinase 3 isoform X1, with translation MMIISRKPEGPIATARHGDGLYDSYMRTDHILKDEADTNSPSGLPPMPKHTVVSNKGVMRDQVTVRGGQLKVKYLYEDSTNNRKINAITTATIQNSGTTGQMPSKPAPVSSLSKEHSVDSTESSKGSSESSGSHGVGNSGKLCGPLTPDQALRLYRSQLTTLEQTEIHSYPDIYYVGPNAKKRPAVAGGNNNCGYDDEQGGYIHVPHDHLAYRYEFLKIIGKGSFGQVAKVYDHKLQQHLALKMVRNEKRFHRQAQEEIRILEHLRKQDRSGTMNVVHMLENFTFRNHICMTFELLSMNLYELIKRNKFQGFSLPLVRKFAHSILQCLEALSRHRIIHCDLKPENILLKQQGRSGIKVIDFGSSCFEHQRVYTYIQSRFYRAPEVILGSRYGLPIDMWSFGCILAELLTGYPLFPGEDEGDQLACVMELLGMPPQKVLEQAKRAKNFINSKGHPRYCGANTLPTGATVLTGSRSRRGKMRGPPSSKEWSAALKGCEDPTFTDFIKKCLDWDPSSRLTPSQALRHPWLYRRLPKPLPGTEKSQGPTVKRIPEHHSTSFPSILAKGGPGLGTTAANNKLRSNMMGDSGEAIPLRTVLPKLVS, from the exons ATGATGATAATAAGCAGAAAACCAGAGGGCCCAATAGCAACAG CACGCCATGGTGACGGCCTGTATGACTCGTACATGAGGACAGACCACATCCTTAAAGACGAGGCGGATACAAACAGTCCGTCTGGGCTGCCCCCCATGCCCAAACACACA GTTGTCAGTAACAAGGGCGTAATGAGGGATCAGGTAACCGTGCGAGGTGGCCAGCTAAAGGTCAAGTACCTGTATGAAGACTCCACCAACAATCGAAAGATCAATGCCATAACTACAGCAACCATTCAGAACAGTGGGACCACTGGTCAGATGCCCAGTAAACCTGCCCCAGTCTCCAGCCTGTCCAAGGAGCACAGtgtagacag CACTGAATCCAGTAAGGGCTCCAGTGAATCCTCTGGCTCACATGGAGTTGGGAATAGCGGGAAGCTGTGTGGCCCTCTCACTCCTGACCAGGCTCTGAGACTGTACCGATCTCAACTGACCACCCTGGAGCAGACAGAGATCCACTCCTACCCAGACATCTACTACGTGGGACCCAATGCCAAGAAGAGGCCTGCCGTTGCTGGAGGCAACAACAATTGTGGCTACGATGATGAGCAGGGTGGCTACATCCACGTCCCCCATGACCACCTGGCTTACCGCTATGAGTTTCTCAAG ATTATCGGTAAAGGTAGCTTCGGTCAGGTGGCCAAGGTATACGAccacaaactgcagcagcatCTGGCTCTGAAAATGGTTCGTAACGAGAAGCGTTTCCACCGGCAGGCGCAGGAGGAGATCCGCATCCTGGAGCACCTGCGCAAGCAGGATCGCAGCGGCACCATGAATGTTGTGCACATGCTCGAAAATTTCACCTTCCGCAACCACATCTGCATGACCTTTGAGCTGCTGAGCATGAACCTGTATGAGCTTATTAAGCGCAACAAGTTCCAGGGTTTCAGCCTGCCTCTGGTGAGGAAATTTGCTCACTCTATACTGCAGTGCCTGGAGGCCCTGAGCAGGCACAGAATCATCCACTGTGACCTCAAGCCTGAAAACATCCTGCTCAAACAGCAGGGACGCAGCGGCATTAAG GTGATTGACTTTGGCTCCAGCTGCTTTGAACACCAGCGGGTGTACACCTACATCCAGTCTCGTTTCTATCGAGCTCCTGAGGTGATCCTTGGCTCGCGTTACGGCCTACCTATCGATATGTGGAGCTTCGGCTGCATACTGGCTGAGCTGCTGACTGGCTACCCCCTGTTCCCTGGAGAGGACGAGGGTGACCAGCTGGCCTGTGTCATGGAGCTGCTGGGCATGCCTCCACAGAAGGTTCTGGAGCAGGCCAAAAGGGCAAAGAACTTCATCAACTCCAAGGGCCACCCTCGCTACTGTGGAGCCAACACCCTGCCCACGGGGGCCACTGTGCTGACGGGGTCTCGCTCTCGCCGTGGTAAGATGAGAGGCCCTCCAAGTAGCAAGGAGTGGAGTGCTGCGCTCAAGGGCTGTGAGGACCCCACCTTTACTGACTTCATAAAGAAGTGTTTAGACTGGGACCCCTCGTCTCGTCTAACCCCCAGCCAGGCACTCAGGCACCCTTGGCTGTATCGCCGGCTGCCCAAACCCCTACCTGGGACCGAGAAGAGCCAAGGGCCCACTGTGAAACGGATCCCGGAGCACCACAGCACCTCCTTCCCCTCTATCCTGGCCAAAGGGGGGCCTGGCTTAGGCACCACAGCTGCCAACAACAAACTGCGGAGCAACATGATGGGAGATTCAGGGGAGGCCATACCACTTCGCACGGTCCTACCCAAACTTGTCTCTTAG